In the Euphorbia lathyris chromosome 5, ddEupLath1.1, whole genome shotgun sequence genome, one interval contains:
- the LOC136230781 gene encoding glutaredoxin-C5-like produces MQFQASESSWGGGRTYYMSPVMIRSGTDPLERVIKLASESAVVIFSLSSCCMCHAVKRLFCGMGVNPTVYELDQDPKGGEMERVLMRLVGSYSGPVPVVFIGGKLIGGMDRVMGSHINGSLVPLLKDAGALWL; encoded by the coding sequence ATGCAATTCCAGGCATCAGAATCATCATGGGGAGGAGGGAGAACATACTACATGTCACCGGTAATGATCCGGTCAGGAACCGACCCGTTAGAGCGAGTGATAAAGTTAGCTTCGGAGAGTGCTGTGGTGATATTTAGTTTAAGTAGTTGTTGTATGTGTCATGCGGTGAAGAGGTTGTTTTGTGGAATGGGGGTTAACCCGACGGTTTACGAGCTGGATCAGGATCCGAAAGGGGGTGAAATGGAGCGGGTTTTAATGAGACTTGTTGGGAGTTATTCGGGGCCGGTTCCGGTTGTTTTTATTGGAGGGAAATTAATTGGGGGTATGGATAGAGTTATGGGTTCTCATATTAATGGTTCTCTTGTTCCTCTTCTTAAGGATGCTGGTGCTCTTTGGCTTTAA